Proteins encoded within one genomic window of Candidatus Brevundimonas colombiensis:
- a CDS encoding TonB-dependent siderophore receptor, with protein sequence MRVPLFGLLASASVATLLGAAPALAQQQDAPTTLSDIVVTGSQVALPPAYAGGQVARGGRVGLFGALNAMDTPFSSTSFTEKLARDQQARSVGDVLQNDPAVRLTKGFGNFQELYVIRGFPVYSDDMTYNGLYGVLPRQFVAAELLERVEVFRGATAFLNGAAPGGSGVGGAVNLVPKRAGDAPLNRLTAGWEGGDQIYAAADLSRRFGQDGDWGLRLNLASRAGEAGIEGERRDMKVVGLGLDHRGDRARFSADLGWQDNRIDAPRPQVTPNGAIPRAPDADKNFAQPWTYTDETQLFGAMRGEFDVTDAVTVWAAVGGRDGKERNSLANPRATADGSLNAYRFDNGRRDQVFSADVGVRADFATGPVRHRLVASAAQVQSREKNSYAFSNFGGFASNLYDPVFTPAPEPTALAAGSLTDPTVVGRVRTNSVAIADMASFLDDRLIVTLGARYQDIDTRSYDYNTTARTGGYASDAVTPVFAVVYRPIDKVSLYANYSEALVPGKTAPGAVNGVPVANVGEVLEPFRAEQNEIGVKYDAGSYGVTLSAFRTTLPSEYFDTATRTYSAGGEQENRGVELTVFGEPLDGVRVIGGATWLDAEIKRALNPALNGKSAIGVPDFQANLNVEWDVPAIDGLTLEGRVVHTGAQPASADNAVELDSWTRYDAGVRYAFEAGGKPLTLRARVENLADKDQWVAVGGYPGSNYLTLGAPRTLRLSVSAEF encoded by the coding sequence ATGCGTGTTCCCCTGTTCGGCCTTCTGGCGTCCGCCTCCGTCGCGACGCTGCTCGGCGCCGCCCCCGCCCTGGCCCAGCAGCAGGATGCGCCGACCACCCTGTCGGATATCGTGGTGACGGGATCGCAGGTCGCCCTGCCGCCCGCCTATGCCGGCGGTCAGGTGGCGCGGGGCGGACGGGTCGGCCTGTTCGGCGCCTTGAACGCCATGGACACCCCCTTCTCGTCCACCAGCTTCACCGAGAAGCTGGCGCGCGATCAGCAGGCCCGCAGCGTCGGCGACGTGCTGCAGAACGATCCCGCCGTGCGGCTGACCAAGGGGTTCGGCAACTTCCAGGAGCTGTATGTGATCCGGGGCTTCCCGGTCTATTCGGACGACATGACCTATAATGGTCTCTACGGCGTCCTGCCGCGCCAGTTCGTGGCGGCCGAACTGCTGGAGCGGGTCGAGGTCTTCCGCGGCGCCACAGCCTTCCTGAACGGCGCGGCGCCGGGCGGCAGCGGCGTGGGCGGAGCGGTCAACCTGGTGCCCAAGCGCGCGGGCGATGCGCCCCTGAACCGTCTGACGGCCGGGTGGGAAGGCGGCGATCAGATCTACGCCGCCGCCGACCTGTCGCGCCGCTTTGGACAGGACGGCGACTGGGGCCTGCGCCTGAACCTGGCCAGCCGCGCCGGCGAAGCCGGGATCGAGGGCGAGCGCCGCGACATGAAGGTGGTGGGACTGGGTCTGGACCACCGCGGCGACCGGGCTCGCTTTTCGGCCGATCTGGGCTGGCAGGACAATCGCATCGATGCGCCGCGTCCGCAGGTGACGCCGAACGGCGCCATTCCGCGCGCGCCAGACGCCGACAAGAATTTCGCCCAGCCCTGGACCTATACGGACGAGACCCAGTTGTTCGGCGCCATGCGCGGCGAGTTCGACGTGACCGACGCCGTCACCGTCTGGGCGGCCGTGGGCGGTCGCGACGGCAAGGAGCGCAACAGCCTGGCCAATCCCCGCGCCACCGCGGACGGATCCTTGAACGCCTATCGGTTCGACAACGGCCGCCGCGATCAGGTCTTCTCGGCCGATGTGGGCGTGCGCGCCGATTTCGCCACGGGTCCCGTCCGCCACCGTCTGGTCGCCTCGGCCGCCCAGGTGCAGTCGCGAGAGAAGAACTCCTACGCCTTCTCGAACTTCGGCGGCTTCGCCAGCAACCTGTATGATCCGGTCTTCACGCCCGCCCCGGAGCCGACCGCCCTGGCCGCCGGCTCCCTGACCGACCCGACCGTGGTGGGACGGGTCCGGACCAACAGCGTCGCCATCGCCGATATGGCGTCCTTCCTGGACGACCGCCTGATCGTCACCCTAGGCGCCCGCTATCAGGATATCGACACCCGATCTTACGACTACAACACCACGGCCCGCACCGGCGGTTACGCCAGCGATGCGGTCACGCCGGTCTTCGCCGTGGTCTATCGTCCGATCGACAAAGTCTCGCTCTACGCCAACTATTCGGAGGCGCTGGTGCCCGGAAAGACCGCACCGGGCGCGGTCAATGGCGTGCCCGTCGCCAACGTCGGCGAGGTGCTGGAGCCGTTCCGCGCCGAGCAGAACGAGATCGGCGTGAAATACGACGCCGGGTCGTATGGCGTCACGCTGAGCGCCTTCCGCACCACCCTGCCCAGCGAGTATTTTGACACCGCGACGCGCACCTACTCCGCCGGAGGAGAGCAGGAGAACCGGGGCGTCGAACTGACCGTCTTCGGCGAACCGCTGGACGGCGTGCGCGTGATCGGCGGCGCGACCTGGCTGGACGCCGAGATCAAGCGCGCCCTGAACCCGGCGCTGAACGGCAAGTCGGCCATCGGCGTGCCGGACTTCCAGGCCAATCTGAACGTCGAATGGGACGTGCCCGCCATCGACGGGCTGACGCTGGAAGGCCGGGTCGTGCACACCGGGGCCCAGCCCGCCAGCGCCGACAACGCCGTCGAGCTGGACAGTTGGACCCGCTACGACGCCGGCGTCCGTTACGCCTTCGAGGCGGGCGGCAAGCCGTTGACGCTGCGGGCGCGGGTCGAGAACCTGGCCGACAAGGATCAGTGGGTCGCCGTCGGCGGCTATCCGGGGTCCAATTATCTGACGCTGGGCGCCCCGCGCACCCTGCGCCTGTCGGTTTCGGCCGAGTTCTGA